In the genome of Cutibacterium equinum, one region contains:
- a CDS encoding lactate/malate family dehydrogenase gives MPIKPHKLAIVGVGRVGDAVLSDAMMSGLFGEICVIDVNEDMAAGQALDQHHATALPNVANVNVYAGNYDDVSDADIIIVTAGPSITAGKNGATGAARRELAATNGTIIRATMAQITSRNHDAAIIICSNPLDAVVHIASTEFDHPQGLVLGTGTILDSARMCRVIADHLGVDPDYVRGYMIGEHGPSGFPMFSGVNVGGVGFDGLAELFDVPPLDRDDLTERINHAGIAVFNLKGWTSAGIGHSALTIARSILLDDHAVYPVCTTLRGQYGHDGDVSMGVPCVIGAKGVERILEVPLDGWEREHLDTTIKAIQETIAAAS, from the coding sequence ATGCCCATCAAGCCGCACAAGCTCGCGATCGTCGGGGTTGGTCGCGTCGGTGACGCCGTGCTCTCAGATGCCATGATGAGCGGCCTTTTCGGTGAGATTTGTGTCATCGACGTCAACGAGGACATGGCTGCCGGTCAGGCTCTCGACCAGCACCACGCCACCGCGCTGCCGAACGTCGCCAACGTCAACGTCTACGCCGGCAACTACGACGACGTGTCCGACGCCGACATCATCATCGTCACGGCTGGTCCCTCCATCACTGCTGGCAAGAACGGTGCAACCGGTGCCGCGCGCCGTGAACTGGCCGCCACCAACGGCACGATCATCCGGGCCACCATGGCGCAGATCACCAGCCGTAACCACGACGCGGCCATCATTATCTGCTCCAACCCGCTGGATGCCGTGGTTCACATCGCCAGCACCGAGTTCGACCATCCTCAGGGGCTGGTTCTGGGCACCGGGACGATCCTTGACTCGGCTCGAATGTGTCGCGTCATCGCCGACCATCTCGGGGTTGATCCGGACTATGTGCGCGGATACATGATCGGCGAGCATGGCCCCTCTGGTTTCCCGATGTTCAGCGGAGTCAACGTCGGCGGTGTCGGCTTCGACGGGCTGGCAGAACTGTTCGACGTCCCTCCGCTGGACCGCGACGACCTCACCGAGCGCATCAACCACGCCGGCATCGCCGTGTTCAACCTCAAGGGCTGGACGAGCGCCGGCATCGGACACTCGGCCCTGACGATCGCTCGGTCCATCCTCCTCGACGATCATGCCGTCTACCCGGTCTGCACCACCCTGCGCGGCCAGTACGGCCATGACGGCGACGTGTCCATGGGCGTGCCCTGCGTCATCGGGGCCAAGGGGGTCGAGAGAATCCTCGAGGTGCCGCTGGATGGCTGGGAGCGGGAGCACCTGGACACCACGATCAAGGCCATCCAGGAGACCATCGCGGCTGCCTCCTGA
- a CDS encoding lactate/malate family dehydrogenase, whose amino-acid sequence MPIKPHKLGIIGVGRVGEAVLFDAMASGIFARIVLIDTKEGLPEGQALDQHHATAVPNMPNTTVIAGDYDDLTDADVIVIAAGPSIDPAKGPATGADRRELAATNGRIMREVMTEITKRNHDAAIIICSNPLDANVHIASTEFDHPQGLVMGTGTLLDSARMCRIIADHVGVNPEFVRGYMIGEHGPSGFPHISGVNVGGVSFEGLPRVFGVDPLDPDDIATRTNNGGTDVFNLKGWTNAGVGQAAMTIARAIVRDERSLYPVCTTLHGQYGHDGDVSMSTPCIIGARGVEQIVEVPLSEWEQGHLATTIQAIQDTVAIAS is encoded by the coding sequence ATGCCGATCAAGCCGCACAAGTTGGGGATCATCGGAGTCGGTCGAGTTGGAGAAGCGGTGCTCTTCGATGCCATGGCAAGTGGGATCTTCGCCCGCATCGTCCTCATCGACACCAAGGAGGGGCTGCCTGAAGGCCAGGCACTCGATCAGCATCACGCGACTGCCGTTCCCAATATGCCCAACACCACGGTGATTGCCGGCGACTACGACGACCTGACCGACGCCGACGTCATCGTCATCGCCGCTGGGCCGTCCATTGATCCGGCCAAGGGTCCGGCCACGGGCGCCGATCGCCGAGAACTGGCAGCCACGAATGGCCGGATCATGCGCGAGGTCATGACCGAGATCACCAAGCGCAACCATGACGCCGCCATCATCATCTGCTCCAACCCGCTGGACGCCAACGTCCACATCGCCAGCACTGAGTTCGACCACCCGCAGGGGCTCGTCATGGGCACCGGCACCCTCTTGGACTCGGCGCGGATGTGCCGAATCATCGCAGACCACGTCGGGGTGAACCCAGAATTCGTGCGCGGCTACATGATCGGCGAGCACGGCCCGTCGGGATTCCCCCACATCAGCGGGGTCAACGTTGGTGGGGTCAGTTTCGAGGGCCTTCCGAGGGTTTTCGGCGTCGATCCGCTGGACCCCGACGACATCGCCACCCGCACCAACAATGGCGGAACGGATGTGTTCAACCTCAAGGGCTGGACGAACGCCGGGGTTGGGCAGGCCGCGATGACGATCGCGCGAGCCATCGTGCGTGACGAGCGGTCTCTCTACCCGGTCTGCACCACCCTGCACGGCCAGTACGGCCACGACGGCGACGTCTCCATGAGCACACCGTGCATCATCGGGGCCCGCGGCGTCGAGCAGATCGTCGAGGTACCCCTGAGCGAGTGGGAGCAAGGGCACCTGGCGACGACCATCCAGGCCATTCAGGACACCGTGGCTATCGCGTCTTGA
- a CDS encoding deoxycytidylate deaminase — translation MAEVNGEVVTVPDWDEYFLGIAEAVAARAKCTRRRVGALLVHEHRIIATGYNGAAPGRPDCLEGACPRGRLGYGEVPAFSDYDVPGSPGFCIAIHAEVNALLFATRDTVGATAYVTDKPCPGCRKALAAAGVVRAVWPAGEFDADGLVDWQL, via the coding sequence ATGGCTGAGGTCAACGGCGAGGTTGTGACGGTGCCTGATTGGGACGAGTACTTCCTGGGTATAGCTGAGGCCGTCGCGGCCCGGGCCAAATGCACCCGCCGTCGCGTCGGTGCCCTCCTCGTCCACGAGCACCGCATCATCGCCACAGGCTACAACGGTGCCGCTCCCGGTCGTCCGGACTGTTTGGAGGGAGCCTGCCCGCGCGGTCGGCTGGGATATGGCGAGGTGCCAGCCTTCTCCGACTACGACGTTCCCGGTTCGCCAGGGTTTTGCATCGCCATCCACGCCGAGGTCAATGCCCTACTCTTCGCCACCCGAGACACCGTCGGGGCGACGGCCTACGTCACCGACAAGCCCTGCCCGGGATGCCGCAAGGCGCTCGCGGCTGCCGGCGTGGTGAGGGCGGTGTGGCCTGCCGGCGAGTTCGACGCGGACGGGCTGGTCGACTGGCAGTTGTGA
- a CDS encoding ABC transporter ATP-binding protein produces MRSLTRILRFTSQLWKFYLGVVISAVIVALTQLAVPFVIARATDLAVAGVRGNDHHIRDIMVLAVVILVLDVVNSLLTNVNGWLGDIMSAKMRQILSTRYFTKLMELPQSWFDEELTGSITSKLTRSITNVTDFAKAFSNNFFTLLLTTVAILIISAIYYWPLALLLAIVFPIYVWLTALTSRNWQTHQDVINHHIDTAGGRFQEVVSQIRVVKSYVTEASEQKQFNDHYDATVEATRRQSNHWHFMDTVRRVVLNVIFFGIYAIIFVRTAKGYFSVGDMILLIQLMMLARQPVQMMSYIIDVAQRAVAGSKDYFSVMETRPAHVPQVATTAIREPEPGIPMISFDDTVFSYDGANRVIDHVTFDVNPGEKVALVGESGGGKSTLVNLLLGLYPVTEGTVMVAGNDISQVAPEALRRRIGVVFQDPALFSGSIRENIAYGTEATDEQIRDAARRAYADRFIQRFPQQYDTLVGERGIKLSGGQKQRISIARALLKDAPILVLDEATSALDTKSERWVQAGLESLMADRTSLIIAHRLSTISSVDRIVTLDAGRVDEIGTPAELATSGGIYAELLALQASSSKADRKRLERFGIKL; encoded by the coding sequence ATGCGTTCTTTGACACGAATCCTTCGATTCACCTCGCAGCTGTGGAAGTTCTACCTCGGGGTCGTCATCTCGGCTGTCATCGTCGCCCTCACCCAGTTGGCAGTCCCCTTCGTCATTGCCCGGGCCACTGATCTCGCCGTGGCGGGCGTGCGCGGCAACGATCATCACATCCGCGACATCATGGTGCTCGCGGTGGTCATTCTCGTCCTCGATGTCGTCAACTCCCTGCTCACCAACGTCAACGGTTGGCTGGGTGACATCATGAGCGCAAAGATGCGCCAGATCCTGTCGACTCGCTACTTCACCAAACTCATGGAGCTGCCGCAATCGTGGTTCGACGAGGAACTCACCGGGTCGATCACCTCCAAGCTCACCCGATCGATCACCAACGTCACCGACTTCGCCAAGGCCTTCTCGAACAATTTCTTCACCCTGCTGTTGACGACGGTCGCCATCCTCATCATTTCGGCCATCTATTACTGGCCGCTGGCCCTGCTGTTGGCCATCGTTTTTCCGATTTACGTCTGGCTGACGGCCTTGACCTCACGCAACTGGCAGACCCACCAGGACGTCATCAACCACCACATCGACACCGCCGGGGGACGATTCCAGGAAGTCGTCTCCCAGATTCGCGTCGTCAAGTCCTACGTCACCGAGGCCAGCGAGCAAAAACAGTTCAATGACCACTATGACGCCACCGTCGAGGCCACTCGACGCCAGTCCAACCACTGGCACTTCATGGACACCGTGCGGCGGGTGGTCCTCAACGTCATCTTCTTTGGTATCTACGCCATCATCTTTGTCCGAACTGCCAAGGGATATTTCAGCGTCGGCGACATGATCCTGCTCATCCAGCTCATGATGCTGGCCCGCCAGCCGGTGCAGATGATGAGCTACATCATTGACGTCGCCCAGCGCGCGGTGGCCGGGTCGAAGGACTACTTCTCAGTCATGGAGACCCGCCCGGCCCACGTGCCGCAGGTCGCGACGACGGCCATCCGTGAGCCCGAACCGGGTATTCCGATGATCTCCTTCGATGACACCGTCTTCAGCTACGACGGCGCCAACCGGGTCATCGACCACGTCACATTCGACGTCAATCCCGGCGAGAAGGTCGCGCTTGTGGGCGAATCTGGGGGTGGAAAGTCCACCCTGGTGAACCTGCTACTCGGCCTCTACCCGGTCACCGAGGGCACCGTCATGGTGGCCGGAAACGACATCTCCCAGGTCGCCCCCGAGGCCCTGCGACGCCGTATCGGCGTGGTCTTTCAAGACCCTGCCCTGTTCTCCGGGTCCATCCGGGAGAACATCGCCTACGGCACCGAGGCCACCGACGAGCAGATCCGCGACGCCGCCCGACGCGCCTACGCCGACCGCTTCATCCAGCGATTCCCTCAGCAGTACGACACCCTCGTCGGGGAGCGCGGCATCAAGCTGTCGGGTGGCCAGAAACAGCGCATCTCGATTGCCCGGGCGCTGCTCAAGGATGCCCCCATCCTCGTCCTCGATGAGGCCACCTCGGCCCTGGACACCAAGTCTGAGCGCTGGGTGCAAGCTGGTCTGGAATCCCTCATGGCCGATCGCACCAGCCTCATCATTGCCCACCGTCTCTCGACGATCTCCAGCGTTGACCGGATCGTCACCCTGGATGCCGGTCGCGTCGACGAGATCGGCACCCCGGCTGAGCTGGCCACATCCGGCGGGATTTACGCCGAATTGCTCGCTCTACAGGCCTCCAGTTCGAAGGCCGACCGCAAGCGGCTGGAGCGCTTCGGCATCAAGCTGTAA
- a CDS encoding MFS transporter translates to MFASLAVPNYRIYFSGSLMTNMGQWMARTAQSWLVLVILTHGNAAMLGWVMAVNFAPILLITPWAGALADRMSKRRIMVAAQIVLAIDAAILSALVLTGAVKLWMVFVLSVMDGIAGAFYSPAAQAFVSELVPRKNLPNAVSLNSASFNGARLLGPGLGGLLIAAVGVGWVMAIDVVCFIGFITTLLFIKAERLYTSPPPAEKARVRDGVRYVRRRPDLVILLAIGFMMGTFGFNFNISDAVMATQAFGKGSGEYGLLGSLMGIGSMAAALGSARRRPRLRWVELALLVYSVSMGLSALAPNYATFAVLKIFVGWGAISTLITANAMVQTSVTPQMRGRVMSLWATLVMGGTPFVSPIVGWIGNAVGPRATVAWGAISLGITFIVITAVIMHNDKIRVVFDPSKRAPWLRQVRGKVTIDYVQQTK, encoded by the coding sequence ATGTTCGCCAGCCTGGCGGTTCCGAACTATCGGATCTACTTCTCAGGCTCCCTCATGACGAACATGGGACAGTGGATGGCCCGTACCGCCCAGTCGTGGCTGGTGCTGGTCATCCTCACCCACGGCAACGCAGCCATGCTGGGCTGGGTGATGGCGGTGAACTTCGCCCCCATCCTCCTCATCACCCCGTGGGCCGGGGCCCTGGCTGACCGGATGTCCAAGCGCCGCATCATGGTGGCCGCCCAGATCGTCCTGGCCATTGACGCCGCGATCCTGTCGGCCCTCGTGCTCACCGGGGCCGTCAAACTATGGATGGTCTTCGTCCTGTCAGTCATGGACGGTATCGCCGGGGCCTTCTACAGCCCTGCTGCTCAGGCCTTCGTCTCCGAGCTCGTGCCACGAAAGAACCTGCCCAACGCGGTGAGCCTCAACTCGGCCTCCTTCAACGGGGCCCGCCTGCTCGGACCTGGCCTGGGTGGACTACTCATCGCCGCCGTCGGCGTCGGCTGGGTCATGGCCATCGACGTCGTCTGCTTCATCGGGTTCATCACCACCCTGCTGTTCATCAAGGCTGAGCGTCTCTACACCTCCCCACCACCGGCGGAGAAGGCCCGAGTGCGCGACGGTGTCCGCTACGTCAGGCGTCGCCCCGACCTCGTCATCCTGCTGGCCATCGGGTTCATGATGGGAACCTTCGGCTTCAACTTCAACATCTCCGATGCCGTCATGGCGACTCAGGCCTTCGGCAAGGGGTCTGGCGAGTACGGTCTGCTCGGGTCCCTCATGGGTATCGGCTCGATGGCTGCCGCCCTGGGATCGGCTCGACGCAGGCCCCGGCTGCGTTGGGTCGAGCTCGCCTTGCTGGTTTACAGCGTCAGCATGGGTCTGTCGGCCCTGGCCCCGAACTACGCCACCTTCGCCGTCCTCAAGATCTTCGTCGGCTGGGGGGCCATCTCGACCCTCATCACCGCCAACGCCATGGTGCAGACCTCGGTCACCCCGCAGATGCGCGGGCGCGTCATGAGCCTGTGGGCGACCCTCGTGATGGGCGGCACCCCGTTCGTCTCCCCCATCGTCGGATGGATCGGCAACGCCGTCGGTCCGCGCGCCACGGTCGCATGGGGAGCGATCAGCCTGGGCATCACCTTCATCGTCATCACCGCCGTCATCATGCACAACGACAAGATCCGGGTCGTGTTTGATCCCTCCAAGCGGGCACCGTGGCTGCGTCAGGTACGTGGCAAGGTGACGATCGACTACGTTCAGCAGACGAAGTGA
- the dhaM gene encoding dihydroxyacetone kinase phosphoryl donor subunit DhaM codes for MSEPNQGVGIVIVSHSRALGRAAADLASQMLPGPETPPIEVAAGLDETTLGTDAAAVSAAIEKMGSCDGILVLVDLGSAILSAEMALEFLDPTIASKVTISTAPLVEGAVVAAVMASTGAELEVVAAEAEKALEPKISQLSND; via the coding sequence ATGAGCGAGCCGAACCAGGGAGTGGGCATCGTCATCGTCTCCCACAGTCGGGCGCTGGGACGAGCCGCAGCCGACCTGGCTTCCCAGATGCTGCCCGGCCCGGAGACTCCGCCCATCGAGGTTGCCGCAGGCCTCGACGAGACCACCCTGGGCACCGACGCGGCTGCCGTGAGCGCCGCCATCGAGAAGATGGGTAGTTGTGACGGAATCCTCGTGCTGGTGGATCTTGGATCAGCGATTCTGTCGGCTGAGATGGCCCTGGAGTTCCTCGATCCGACGATCGCCAGCAAGGTGACGATTTCCACCGCCCCGCTGGTCGAGGGGGCTGTCGTCGCCGCTGTCATGGCGTCGACGGGAGCCGAGTTGGAGGTCGTCGCCGCCGAGGCGGAAAAGGCTCTGGAACCGAAAATCTCCCAGCTTTCCAACGACTGA
- the dhaK gene encoding dihydroxyacetone kinase subunit DhaK produces MKKLINAVEDVVVDSLRGVAAAHSDCLKVDLEHRIVLRAGGPVSGKVGLVSGGGSGHEPMHSGYVGRGMLDAACCGEVFTSPVPDQITEATKAVDGGAGVLHIVKNYTGDVMNFDMAAEMASMEAGTRVESVVIADDVAVQDSLYTAGRRGVGLTVLAEKILGAAAEEKRDLDALLELARRINDGGRSFGVALTSCTVPAAGKPTFDLGADEMESGVGIHGEPGRETVKLGTAAEVAAQIVEPILADRDFTGSPVIAMLNGMGGTPLIEQYLVWGEVAKILEGKGVTVARTLVGNHITSLEMAGCSLTLLSADDDLLTLWDAPVETPGLRWGC; encoded by the coding sequence ATGAAGAAACTCATCAATGCTGTTGAGGATGTCGTCGTTGATTCCCTGCGTGGCGTGGCGGCCGCCCATTCTGATTGTCTGAAAGTCGATCTCGAACACCGCATCGTGCTGCGCGCCGGCGGCCCGGTCAGCGGGAAGGTTGGCCTGGTCTCCGGTGGCGGGTCCGGCCACGAGCCGATGCACTCGGGCTATGTCGGTCGCGGAATGCTCGACGCTGCGTGCTGCGGCGAGGTGTTCACCTCCCCGGTTCCTGACCAGATTACCGAGGCCACCAAGGCCGTTGACGGTGGTGCTGGCGTGCTTCACATCGTCAAGAACTACACCGGCGACGTCATGAACTTCGACATGGCCGCCGAGATGGCCTCGATGGAGGCCGGCACCCGCGTCGAGTCCGTCGTCATTGCTGACGACGTTGCCGTGCAGGACTCCCTGTACACCGCCGGTCGCCGTGGTGTCGGCCTGACGGTCCTGGCTGAGAAGATCCTTGGTGCCGCAGCCGAGGAGAAGCGCGACCTCGACGCCCTGCTCGAGTTGGCCAGGCGGATCAATGACGGTGGCCGCTCCTTCGGCGTCGCCCTCACCTCCTGCACCGTCCCGGCCGCCGGCAAGCCCACCTTCGACCTCGGCGCCGACGAGATGGAGTCCGGCGTCGGTATCCACGGTGAGCCCGGCCGCGAAACCGTCAAGTTGGGGACGGCCGCCGAGGTGGCTGCCCAGATCGTCGAGCCCATCCTCGCTGACCGCGATTTCACTGGGTCCCCCGTGATCGCCATGCTCAACGGAATGGGTGGAACCCCGCTCATCGAGCAATACCTGGTGTGGGGAGAGGTCGCCAAGATCCTCGAGGGCAAGGGCGTCACGGTAGCCCGCACCCTGGTCGGCAACCACATCACGAGCCTGGAGATGGCAGGATGTTCCTTGACCTTGCTCTCCGCTGACGACGATCTCCTGACGTTGTGGGATGCCCCGGTGGAGACTCCTGGACTTCGATGGGGATGCTGA
- a CDS encoding cation diffusion facilitator family transporter → MTVLCQEHRVGCQNAWVTTIPDIPEAPPRHQPPEDLSRFAWLSIAAAAVTILLKTLAWRITGSVGLLSDAAESLVNLVAAIIALIALKVSIRPPDKNHHFGHSKAEYFSAGAEGMMIFIAAAVIIYTAIQRFLHPQPIEDAGIGLLVSVVASLVNGVVAWVLLKNGRQRRSMTLIADGKHLLTDVWTSVGVLVGVALVWLTGWQRLDPIVAFGVGVNILVTGARLVGQSGTALLDVSLPKEDNQAIRDFLDARSNDHIKFHAVRTREAGYRRFLEFHMLVPGSWTVKQGHDAMEDLIDDILAEWPEMRVSGHLEPIEDPRSYEDMDV, encoded by the coding sequence TTGACCGTCCTTTGTCAAGAACACCGTGTGGGCTGTCAGAATGCGTGGGTGACGACAATTCCCGACATCCCCGAGGCGCCCCCGCGACACCAGCCACCAGAAGACCTCAGTCGTTTCGCATGGCTGTCGATCGCTGCGGCCGCTGTGACGATCCTGCTGAAGACCCTCGCCTGGCGCATCACTGGATCGGTGGGGCTGCTCTCGGATGCTGCGGAATCCCTCGTCAACCTCGTCGCCGCCATCATCGCCCTGATCGCTCTCAAGGTCTCGATCCGTCCGCCGGACAAGAATCACCACTTCGGGCACTCGAAGGCCGAGTATTTCTCCGCCGGTGCCGAGGGGATGATGATCTTCATCGCGGCTGCGGTCATCATCTACACCGCGATTCAGCGATTCCTCCACCCCCAGCCCATCGAGGACGCCGGGATCGGCTTGCTGGTCTCGGTGGTGGCCTCGCTGGTCAATGGGGTGGTCGCGTGGGTGCTGCTCAAGAATGGTCGGCAGCGTCGCTCCATGACCCTCATCGCCGATGGGAAGCACCTACTGACCGACGTGTGGACCTCGGTTGGGGTTCTGGTCGGGGTCGCTCTGGTCTGGCTGACCGGTTGGCAACGCCTGGACCCGATCGTCGCTTTCGGGGTGGGCGTGAACATCCTCGTGACCGGCGCCAGGCTCGTCGGCCAGTCCGGCACGGCCCTGCTCGACGTCTCCTTGCCCAAGGAGGACAACCAGGCGATTCGGGATTTCCTGGACGCCCGTTCCAACGACCACATCAAATTCCACGCGGTGCGCACTCGGGAGGCCGGGTACCGACGCTTCCTCGAGTTCCACATGCTCGTGCCGGGGTCCTGGACGGTCAAGCAGGGCCATGACGCCATGGAGGATCTCATTGACGACATCCTCGCCGAATGGCCTGAAATGCGGGTGAGTGGCCACTTGGAGCCGATCGAGGACCCCCGGTCCTATGAGGACATGGACGTCTGA
- a CDS encoding 1,4-dihydroxy-2-naphthoate polyprenyltransferase: MATPAQWLEGARPRTLPTAIAPVLAGTAIAIATGGARWGLAALCLVVALGLVIGVNFANDYSDGIRGSDGEDRVGPLRLVGSGVAEPSHVKAAAFGCFGVSAVAGLVITIITGHWWFLILGLACILAAWFYTGGSHPYGYAGLGEVFVFVFFGLVAVGGTIYVQTDHVGAAGWVTASLIGFLACAVLVANNLRDIDGDRISGKRTLATKLGPQGTRVCYLALVFLACVGVVVVAALTTWWALLGLLMIALLVSPVKAMVTRTTGMALVPVLKNTGLAELVGSIGLFVAALI, translated from the coding sequence ATGGCCACACCAGCCCAATGGCTCGAGGGGGCGCGTCCGCGCACCCTTCCCACCGCGATCGCGCCGGTGCTCGCCGGAACCGCGATCGCCATCGCTACCGGCGGTGCGCGCTGGGGGCTGGCGGCGCTGTGTCTGGTGGTGGCCCTGGGGCTGGTCATCGGGGTGAACTTCGCCAATGACTATTCCGACGGCATTCGCGGCTCCGACGGTGAGGATCGCGTCGGTCCGCTGCGGCTGGTCGGGTCCGGGGTGGCCGAGCCCTCTCACGTCAAGGCTGCAGCCTTCGGGTGTTTCGGTGTCTCGGCGGTGGCTGGTCTGGTCATCACCATCATCACCGGGCACTGGTGGTTCCTCATCCTGGGCCTGGCGTGCATCCTCGCGGCCTGGTTCTACACCGGAGGATCTCACCCCTATGGATATGCCGGGCTGGGGGAGGTCTTCGTCTTCGTCTTCTTCGGATTGGTGGCCGTCGGTGGCACGATCTACGTCCAGACCGATCACGTTGGTGCCGCTGGGTGGGTGACGGCCAGCCTCATCGGTTTCCTGGCGTGCGCGGTACTGGTAGCCAACAACCTGCGTGACATCGACGGGGACCGCATCAGCGGCAAGCGCACTCTGGCCACCAAACTGGGGCCTCAGGGAACCCGAGTCTGCTACCTCGCTCTGGTGTTCCTGGCCTGCGTCGGTGTCGTCGTCGTCGCGGCCTTGACGACCTGGTGGGCCCTGCTGGGGCTGCTCATGATCGCTTTGCTCGTCTCCCCGGTGAAGGCCATGGTCACCAGGACAACCGGAATGGCACTCGTGCCGGTTCTCAAGAACACTGGCCTGGCCGAGCTGGTGGGCTCGATAGGTCTGTTCGTCGCGGCTCTCATCTGA
- the dhaL gene encoding dihydroxyacetone kinase subunit DhaL, whose protein sequence is MGMLMPEITAATVSEWLKDYSAVISEHANELTDLDRQIGDADHGSNMARGMNAVAALDPQSFSSASELLKKAGMTLVSTVGGASGPLYGTFFLRLSTVIKTDGEPTAQLLADALDSGLAGIVARGKAEVGDKTLVDALSPAVDAAKQVAADGGSVADALAKASTAADEGRDSTIEMVARRGRASYLGERSKGHQDPGATSMALLVESAARCLSGGQS, encoded by the coding sequence ATGGGGATGCTGATGCCTGAAATTACTGCCGCGACCGTGTCCGAGTGGCTCAAGGACTACTCGGCGGTCATCTCGGAGCACGCGAATGAGCTCACTGACCTGGATCGCCAGATCGGTGACGCCGACCACGGTTCGAACATGGCCCGCGGAATGAACGCAGTTGCCGCTCTCGACCCGCAGTCGTTCAGCAGCGCCTCCGAGTTGCTCAAGAAGGCGGGAATGACGCTGGTGAGCACCGTCGGTGGTGCTTCCGGTCCGCTGTACGGCACGTTCTTCCTGCGTCTGTCGACGGTCATCAAGACCGACGGCGAGCCCACGGCTCAGCTGCTTGCCGATGCCCTCGATTCGGGTCTGGCCGGCATCGTGGCGCGCGGCAAGGCTGAGGTGGGCGACAAGACCCTGGTTGATGCGCTGTCTCCCGCCGTTGATGCCGCCAAGCAGGTCGCCGCAGACGGTGGCTCTGTCGCCGACGCCCTTGCCAAGGCGTCCACGGCTGCCGATGAGGGCCGTGATTCGACCATCGAGATGGTGGCTCGTCGCGGCAGGGCGTCCTACCTGGGAGAACGAAGCAAGGGACACCAGGATCCCGGAGCCACGTCGATGGCCCTGCTCGTGGAGTCCGCTGCACGCTGCCTGTCAGGAGGTCAGTCATGA